In Felis catus isolate Fca126 chromosome A2, F.catus_Fca126_mat1.0, whole genome shotgun sequence, the following proteins share a genomic window:
- the PDIA4 gene encoding protein disulfide-isomerase A4, with the protein MRPRKACLLVLLLALAQLLAVASAGGPDEDSSNKEDAIEDEEEEEDDDDDEEEDDLEVKEENGVLILNDANFDNFVADKDTVLLEFYAPWCGHCKQFAPEYEKIANALKENDPPIPVAKIDATSESTLASRFGVSGYPTIKVLKKGQAVDYEGSRTQEEIVAKVKEISQPNWTPPPEVTLVLTKDNFDEVVNDADIILVEFYAPWCGHCKKLAPEYEKAAKELSQRSPPIPLAKVDATAETDLAKRFDVSSYPTLKIFRKGKPFDYNGPREKYGIVDYMIEQSGPPSKAIVALKQVQEFLKDGDDVIIIGVFTAESDPAYQQYQEAANNLREDYKFHHTFSTEIAKFLKVSSGKLVVMQPEKFQSKFEPRSYVMEIQSTTEGSAIRDHVLKHTLPLVGHRKTSNDAKRYTRRPLVVVYYSVDFSFDYRAATQFWRNKVLEVAKDFPEYTFAVADEDDFATEVKDLGLSESGEDVNAAILDEGGRKFAMEPDEFDSDTLREFVRAFKKGKLKPVVKSQPVPKNNKGPVKVVVGKTFDSIVMDPKKDVLIEFYAPWCGHCKQLEPEYTALGKKYKGHKNLVIAKMDATANDIPNNRYKVEGFPTIYFAPSGDKKNPIKFEDGNRNLEHLSKFVEEHATKLSRTREEL; encoded by the exons ATGAGGCCCCGGAAAGCCTGCCTGCTGGTGCTGCTCCTGGCGCTGGCGCAGCTGCTGGCGGTGGCGAGCGCCGGGGGGCCGGACGAAG ATTCTTCTAATAAGGAAGATGCCAttgaggatgaagaggaggaggaggacgacgacGACGATGAGGAGGAAGACGACTTggaagtgaaggaagaaaatggggtCCTGATCCTGAACGACGCAAACTTTGATAACTTTGTGGCTGACAAAGACACGGTGCTGCTGGAGTTCTATGCTCCATG GTGTGGACATTGCAAGCAGTTTGCTCCAGAATATGAAAAAATCGCCAATGCCTTGAAGGAGAACGACCCTCCCATTCCTGTGGCCAAGATTGACGCGACCTCGGAGTCGACGCTGGCCAGCAGGTTTGGCGTGAGCGGCTACCCCACCATCAAGGTCCTTAAGAAGGGGCAGGCTGTGGACTACGAGGGCTCCCGGACCCAGGAAG AAattgtggccaaggtcaaagagatctCCCAGCCCAACTGGACGCCCCCACCAGAAGTCACGCTTGTGCTGACCAAGGATAACTTCGATGAAGTGGTGAACGATGCAGACATCATTCTGGTGGAGTTCTATGCCCCCTG GTGTGGACACTGCAAGAAACTGGCCCCCGAGTATGAGAAGGCGGCCAAGGAGCTGAGCCAGCGTTCCCCCCCGATCCCCCTGGCCAAGGTCGACGCCACTGCCGAAACAGACCTGGCCAAGAGGTTCGACGTCTCTAGCTATCCCACCCTGAAAATCTTCCGCAAGGGAAAACCCTTTGATTACAACGGCCCACGGGAAAAATACG GGATCGTGGACTACATGATCGAGCAGTCGGGGCCGCCCTCCAAGGCGATCGTGGCTCTGAAGCAGGTGCAGGAGTTCCTGAAGGACGGGGACGATGTCATCATCATCGGGGTCTTTACAGCGGAGAGTGACCCGGCCTACCAGCAGTACCAGGAAGCCG CCAACAACCTAAGAGAAGATTACAAATTCCACCACACTTTCAGCACTGAAATAGCAAAGTTCTTGAAAGTCTCCTCTGGGAAGTTGGTTGTAATGCAGCCTGAGAAATTCCAGTCCAAATTCGAGCCCAGAAGCTACGTGATGGAGATCCAG agcaCCACCGAGGGGTCAGCCATCAGGGACCACGTGTTGAAGCACACCTTGCCCCTGGTGGGCCATCGCAAGACCTCCAATGACGCCAAGCGGTACACGCGGCGCCCCCTGGTGGTCGTCTACTACAGCGTGGACTTCAGCTTTGATTACAGAGCTG CCACTCAGTTTTGGCGGAATAAGGTCCTGGAGGTGGCCAAGGACTTCCCCGAGTACACCTTCGCCGTGGCTGATGAGGATGACTTTGCCACGGAGGTGAAGGACCTGGGGCTCAGCGAGAGCGGCGAGGACGTCAACGCAGCCATCCTGGACGAGGGCGGGCGGAAGTTCGCCATGGAGCCCGACGAGTTTGACTCTGACACCCTCCGTGAGTTCGTCAGAGCTTTCAAAAAAG GAAAACTAAAGCCGGTTGTCAAGTCCCAGCCGGTGCCCAAGAACAACAAGGGACCTGTCAAGGTCGTGGTGGGGAAGACGTTTGACTCCATCGTGATGGACCCCAAGAAGGACGTCCTCATCGAATTCTACGCGCCCTGGTGCGGGCACTGCAAGCAGCTGGAGCCCGAGTATACCGCCCTCGGCAAGAAGTACAAGGGCCACAAGAATCTGGTCATCGCCAAGATGGACGCCACCGCCAACGACATCCCCAACAACCGCTACAAAGTCGAGGGGTTCCCGACCATCTACTTTGCCCCCAGCGGGGACAAAAAGAACCCGATAAAGTTTGAGGATGGAAACCGAAATCTGGAACATTTGAGCAAGTTTGTAGAAGAACACGCCACAAAACTGAGCAGGACCAGGGAGGAGCTTTGA
- the LOC109497687 gene encoding 60S ribosomal protein L17-like yields the protein MHIRKATKHLKHVTLQKQCVPFPHYNGGVGRCAQAKQWGWTQGRWPKKSVEFLLHMLKKAETNAELKGLDVDCLVIEHIQVNRAPKMWQRTYRAHGQTDPYLSSPCHIEMSPMEKEQTAPTPGEEVAQKKKISQKKQKKQKLMARE from the coding sequence ATGCATATCCGAAAAGCCACCAAGCATCTGAAACATGTCACTTTGCAGAAGCAATGTGTGCCATTCCCACACTACAATGGTGGGGTTGGTAGGTGTGCCCAGGCCAAACAGTGGGGCTGGACACAGGGTCGGTGGCCCAAGAAGAGTGTTGAATTTCTACTGCACATGCTTAAAAAGGCAGAGACTAATGCTGAACTTAAGGGTTTAGATGTAGATTGTCTGGTCATTGAGCACATCCAGGTGAACAGAGCCCCCAAGATGTGGCAAAGAACTTACAGGGCTCATGGTCAGACTGACCCATACCTGAGCTCTCCCTGCCACATTGAGATGAGCCCCATGGAAAAAGAGCAGACTGCTCCTACACCAGGAGAGGAAGttgcacagaagaaaaagatatcccagaagaaacagaagaaacaaaaacttatggCCCGGGAGTAA